A stretch of DNA from Macrotis lagotis isolate mMagLag1 chromosome X, bilby.v1.9.chrom.fasta, whole genome shotgun sequence:
tcacacaGTGCTTTTTTTCATGCAGTATCTTGAATAAGATGCTGCTAGTGGCCTTCATTATAGCATTCCTAAGCAGAACCTGAAGCTTCTATGTTGTTGAAATTCTATATTAAGCCCAGACACAAGTTTCATGTAGATTTGTTAGGCTGGTCttgatatatataaaatgctcttCTTTGTGAACCATATACTTTAAAATCCATCTTTCCTTTCTACTTGTCTGTTCTTATTTCCTAGAGTAAGGGATACACAGGGAGGGATGGAGGATGAGGACAAAGTACAATCTCAACTCCTATCAGTAAcagctgaaaaaaattattaataattcacAAAGttttgtgcaaattttttttatttccacattTATATCACAATGTGTCCACTTAAAGGACCAAATAGCAAAGTTGCTCCCTTCTGCATCTGAAGAACACAGAAGTCTAGTCACTGTACATTCACTAAGGCTCTTTGTTTTTGCAAATCGCGTTTATGATGAATATCCGTAAGGCAAACAATATCTAAAGGAATGGTAACAAGTATATTTCCAGCATACAAAACAGGCTCCCTCTTCCCTCACAGGACAGTTACACACTAGTAGCACCCGCAGTTACATTTTTGGACTCTAGAAAGTTGAAGTTTTCTAGAAATTTGcaggaaggggaaaaggacaaaaattatgTGGCTACTGgataagggaaagggaggggacttttaaaaaactaaaattttgcaGCATTTCTtggagactggatttaaactgaAACCAGACTAAAATATGTGGATGCCTACGGAATGTGGAGTTGGAAACTGGGTAACTGCAGTAGTGCATGGCTgcagtttgaaaaaaaatctgcacCATGTGACTTAAAATAACCCAATCGCTCAACAGAGAGATGATGCAAATACAAATGAAACTACAGCTGTTGCACACTGTCTCACAGACATCTCactgccaaattaaaaaaaaaaatcaatgcaaataAATAGATGCGTACTTTGAAGGTAACTCTTCCACAAGTATTCTGTACCTGCCTGTAGATAGGATTCCGGCATTCACATGTGCTGGAAATCATTTGAACCTTTTGGGGACTAACACTTTTTATAGCTGGTTTGCTATAGAgttttgaactcaattctttgtCCTTCGTACGCCCTTCCTTTGCTATTTTTGTTAGTAAACTGGTAGCAGCATTTCACAAAAGAAGAACTTAGACAGAAGAGCTACAAAGGATCAGCCCCTCGAGACCCTCATCCAGGCCTGTTTTCCAGGACAAGAGGTGCACTCTCCATGTTAAGCATCATGGAGTCTGCCCTGCTGTGTGTGCTAACTGCAGATGGGAAAGCATTTTAGCAACCTTATATTCAGTCTAGGCAGACATAAGGCAGGATGTTCAATCTACCATCATCACCATGTGGATCTAAAGATATGCACTGCGTCCAATCATACCAATTACCCTGTGTATCATAACAACCATTCACCCCTGGCCAGTGGAGTTGCCTTATTCTGTTGAGATCATCATTTGTGACCTCTCTAGTAACTCCAGGCAGGTCTGTGGATATACTGTTTGGCACTAGAACATGAGTCTTTCTAGCTTCTCTTCTAGTGCTTTCTTCCTGCTTTAAATATTCAGACATGAAATAATGAGCTCCTGGTGTTTGTACGCCTGATGAGGAAAGCAAACTACTCTGTCTGTTTAAATAGGactgaattatttcatttctggACAACTCTTTCCAGTTCGTTTGTTCAAAAGGACTCTGCAGGTTGGTTTTTTGCTCCGGCTTGTCCGGTTCTGTCCTGTGCTGGTCAGCAAGGGCAGGGATATCTACCTGCAAAGAATCCTTTTGTGTTAGAGGTTTTATTTGTCCAGTCATGGGATCAAaggtaatttttctctcttttaacctGACAGGTTTGACACCGCCTTCTAGAACCTGTCCATCTAAGTTCACTGTGTAGTCTCTAGATCTGTACCTCTTCTTCTTCTTACTGTCAGACCCAGAAGCAGCATTGTCATCGCTGTCCATCTTGGAAGCCTCTGGAGAAAACCCCACCCGTGGCATAAGGGGCTCCCCAGATGGTGAGCTCACTTTGCAGCCAGAAGTCATGTGTTGGAGGGTCCCTAGATGCCGCTGATGACTTTCAGAAGATGTGTGTTCCTGCCAGTGCTGAGAAGCCTCCACTCCAGTCTGATGGGAAGCCTCTGGTCTTTTGGTAGGTACTGGAGGCGTTGAAGGCTGCATCAGTGATGGTGCTCGTGAAGAGGGTGATGAAGCCTGGGAAGCATCTAAGAAGTGGGGCCTTTGAGATGGACTAGGCAGGGAACCCTTTGGTGCATATGTGGGATGCTGCCGGAGAAATGGCTCATGCCTTAGGTTGCTAGAACTAAATGAACAGCGAGGACTCTTAGGTTGATGCTGCCCCGTAGGTTCTTCCGGCTTTTCATGGTGCTGAAGCACTGTAGTCTTTAGCTGTGAGGAAGTGCTGGAAGGTTTTACAAGTCCGGGAGAACTCGTGTGAGGTTTGACGGCATTGACCGGTATCTTACTGTGTTTATCATTCTCACTGTGTTCTGTCCTGCTGCTTTCAGGCCCTGTGTGCAGGTTGACTTCAAGAGGGCTAGGGAAATTTTCAGGGCTACCCCCAATCCCATTAGTTGGAAGGGGAGAAGAATTTTGTAACAGTTCATGGCTAGCTTTGGAAACTTTGGAAGGAGGGACTTGATGTCCATCACGgtgttctccttttctttttctatttcccagtttttctgcTTTCGGGGAGTTCAGCTTTTGAATGTCATTCCTATTTTTCAACTCATGAATAGCTTTGGACCCAGGAACTGTAGCAGGTGACACATCCGGTCTGCAGTTGTGAGCGCCGCCATTTGCCGACCCCGGTGGGTTTGGCAATCCTCTTGGCACCGGTTCATTCTGGGTCACAGGTTCAATTAACTTTTGCCAACTCCGCAACAATTTCTTGGCACGTTTGGCAAgttcttcattttttgtcttctttcttacATCATTGATGAGTTTTCCTAGCCTTGTTTCCTGAAACCAAACAGAGATATTTTACTCCCCAAATCAAATATTCTGAGTAGAAGCATGTTCACAAATGACATTcctgggaaatggaaaatcatcaAAAACACGCAGAGTAAGGGCAGCTAGAACATTGGCCCCAGAGTAAGgagaacatgaattcaaatctgatgcatgaccctgggcaagtcacttaaccccaattgtcatAAAATCAGACTAAGTTTGAACCAGAGCACAGACAAGAAATCATGTTGCTTCAAAAATTGAACCCCCAATGTGTTACTTGGTGTAACACAAGCAATTTGATTCATCATAAAATAAAACCTATGagccaaaaaagtcaaaatatctAAGAATGTCtttatacttacatatatatgtgcaagTGATACACAGCTACATGCATAAATACTTAGGTGTAAAGCCCCATGGCCACTGCCTGTCAAATTCTAATCCAGGTTCTTTAGTTCTTTGttcccccttccccacaaaaGGGCAGCCAATTGATTTTAATTCACAAAGAGCAGTGAAGATGTCAAAACAAAGCCAAGGACTAAGATTAAATATTTGACCTCAAACTGCTTTGGTACACTAAGGATTCCTGCCAATCTAATTATAATGGGTCCTACCTCAAGTGCCTCTTTGGTAATGGGGTATTTCTCCAAGCTGGAGATAACTTCCAGCACTGCCACCATGTTATGGATCTGTAATGATAAAATCATAGTCATTAgttccattccttctccagcataGGATAAATTGCTACATATATGGAGGCCACATTCAGGTAATTACActgtaagtgtctggggctatcttttgctttcctttatatCGCGAACAAATAAGATAGTGCCAAGCACAAAATGGGCACTAAGCAACGGTTTACTAGCAAAGACTCATATAAACAACTATTACAATCATTCCATTCCATCTCCCAGCTGATTTATAAGTTTTAAGTTATGTGTGCCAAGATACTGTTCTAATTCTGGGGGATATAACAAGCTTATttcctgccctctaggagcttacagtctaggaGAATAGGATTACAAACAAATGACAATTTCAAACAtaatttgataaacacaaagagaaaGGACCAAATGTAAAGATGAATTTTAAGATGACCATAATGCAGAAATACCAAGATTCCCTGATGCTCAATGAGGACAGGAAGATGatgtattaataataaaaaattagatCCAAACATAATCTTTCATAAAAAGTAGTCTGGGCCCAATGATAAATAAGTACTCATCTTTGAAGAAACCACAAAAAATTTACATATTGCTCACTATTCAGAAATCTGAAATGCAATAGACAAATATCCACAATAATAGGAGAAATACAATTCAAATGACTGGGAGGTTTTACTCATGTCCAGTGAAGAAGCCAAtagatgaaaaattttaattcaggacAATAAATACATGACACGTGTCATTTTGTGGTAATGAAAACTTAGTCGCAAAGTAGGTAGGTACCCACCAATTGGGGAAATAGTTAAACATTGTAAACAAATATCATGATTGCGGtaccttaagaaatgatgaagattaagaattaagagaaatatgggacaattttctataaaattagtctgaatgaaataagcagaaccaggaaaacaacttACAAACTTCAAGTTgaatagaaagaacaaaagagatgAAACCGAATGCTCAATCTCTTCTTTATAGAGGGTTTGgaaattta
This window harbors:
- the MED26 gene encoding mediator of RNA polymerase II transcription subunit 26 isoform X1; translation: MTAAPASPQQIRDRLLQAIDPQSNVIVEAPWKVNYYIHNMVAVLEVISSLEKYPITKEALEETRLGKLINDVRKKTKNEELAKRAKKLLRSWQKLIEPVTQNEPVPRGLPNPPGSANGGAHNCRPDVSPATVPGSKAIHELKNRNDIQKLNSPKAEKLGNRKRKGEHRDGHQVPPSKVSKASHELLQNSSPLPTNGIGGSPENFPSPLEVNLHTGPESSRTEHSENDKHSKIPVNAVKPHTSSPGLVKPSSTSSQLKTTVLQHHEKPEEPTGQHQPKSPRCSFSSSNLRHEPFLRQHPTYAPKGSLPSPSQRPHFLDASQASSPSSRAPSLMQPSTPPVPTKRPEASHQTGVEASQHWQEHTSSESHQRHLGTLQHMTSGCKVSSPSGEPLMPRVGFSPEASKMDSDDNAASGSDSKKKKRYRSRDYTVNLDGQVLEGGVKPVRLKERKITFDPMTGQIKPLTQKDSLQVDIPALADQHRTEPDKPEQKTNLQSPFEQTNWKELSRNEIIQSYLNRQSSLLSSSGVQTPGAHYFMSEYLKQEESTRREARKTHVLVPNSISTDLPGVTREVTNDDLNRIRQLHWPGVNGCYDTQGNWYDWTQCISLDPHGDDGRLNILPYVCLD
- the MED26 gene encoding mediator of RNA polymerase II transcription subunit 26 isoform X2, whose product is MTAAPASPQQIRDRLLQAIDPQSNIHNMVAVLEVISSLEKYPITKEALEETRLGKLINDVRKKTKNEELAKRAKKLLRSWQKLIEPVTQNEPVPRGLPNPPGSANGGAHNCRPDVSPATVPGSKAIHELKNRNDIQKLNSPKAEKLGNRKRKGEHRDGHQVPPSKVSKASHELLQNSSPLPTNGIGGSPENFPSPLEVNLHTGPESSRTEHSENDKHSKIPVNAVKPHTSSPGLVKPSSTSSQLKTTVLQHHEKPEEPTGQHQPKSPRCSFSSSNLRHEPFLRQHPTYAPKGSLPSPSQRPHFLDASQASSPSSRAPSLMQPSTPPVPTKRPEASHQTGVEASQHWQEHTSSESHQRHLGTLQHMTSGCKVSSPSGEPLMPRVGFSPEASKMDSDDNAASGSDSKKKKRYRSRDYTVNLDGQVLEGGVKPVRLKERKITFDPMTGQIKPLTQKDSLQVDIPALADQHRTEPDKPEQKTNLQSPFEQTNWKELSRNEIIQSYLNRQSSLLSSSGVQTPGAHYFMSEYLKQEESTRREARKTHVLVPNSISTDLPGVTREVTNDDLNRIRQLHWPGVNGCYDTQGNWYDWTQCISLDPHGDDGRLNILPYVCLD